A single window of Nitrospinota bacterium DNA harbors:
- the mtaB gene encoding tRNA (N(6)-L-threonylcarbamoyladenosine(37)-C(2))-methylthiotransferase MtaB yields MIKPRKVSFETLGCRYNRFESAEMAYELENAGFAAAGEGETSDIVVINTCSVTSKSAARCRAAIRQARAQNPGAVVVVAGCYSQTNPAEAAAEEGVGLVLGNVEKFELANALKEIGDGGAPAKVMVGSGTRPDYLPVRPVTSLEGRTNAYIKAQSGCDEECSFCVVRIARGKSVSARPDDVVAQVRLMAGKGVREVVFTGINLGQFGGGTGLCGLIKRTLDETSTERVRLSSINPQHVTDELIELMASSPRICRHLHIPLQNGSDRILAAMRRPYTSGMYETLLGKLAKAIPGIGIGADVMVGFPGETEEDFNATYSLIERSPLMMLHVFTYSPREGTEAYSMKGRPPKKEAKARAAMLKKLSGQKRAEAGEKQVGGTLDALVENTRDAAGNLKGFSDNYFPVTFKGPDSLMSAIVPVKIISAGADGLSGAV; encoded by the coding sequence GTGATCAAGCCCCGTAAAGTGTCGTTCGAGACCCTTGGATGCCGGTACAACAGGTTTGAATCGGCGGAAATGGCCTATGAACTGGAGAACGCCGGGTTCGCCGCGGCGGGGGAGGGGGAAACGTCCGACATCGTGGTGATAAACACCTGCTCTGTCACCAGTAAAAGCGCCGCCCGTTGCCGCGCAGCCATACGCCAGGCCCGGGCGCAAAATCCGGGCGCGGTGGTGGTGGTGGCCGGATGCTATTCGCAGACGAACCCGGCCGAGGCCGCAGCCGAGGAGGGGGTGGGGCTTGTGCTGGGCAACGTGGAGAAATTCGAGCTTGCCAACGCTTTGAAGGAAATCGGCGATGGGGGGGCTCCGGCCAAAGTGATGGTCGGCAGCGGGACCCGGCCTGATTACCTGCCGGTGCGTCCGGTCACATCCCTTGAAGGGCGCACGAACGCTTACATAAAGGCCCAGTCCGGCTGCGATGAGGAATGTTCTTTTTGCGTAGTGAGGATCGCCCGGGGCAAAAGCGTCAGCGCACGGCCGGACGACGTTGTGGCGCAGGTGAGGCTTATGGCCGGAAAAGGAGTGCGCGAGGTTGTATTCACCGGTATAAACCTGGGGCAATTCGGCGGCGGAACCGGCCTTTGCGGACTGATTAAAAGGACGCTGGACGAGACATCAACAGAGCGGGTGCGGCTTTCGAGCATCAATCCGCAGCATGTGACGGACGAATTGATCGAGCTGATGGCCAGTTCCCCCAGGATTTGCCGTCACCTTCATATACCGCTGCAAAACGGTTCGGACCGGATCCTTGCTGCCATGCGGCGGCCTTATACATCTGGGATGTACGAGACATTGCTTGGAAAGCTCGCGAAAGCCATTCCTGGCATTGGAATCGGCGCGGATGTGATGGTGGGATTCCCCGGCGAGACCGAAGAGGATTTTAACGCCACATATTCATTGATAGAACGCTCGCCGTTGATGATGCTTCACGTGTTCACATATTCCCCCAGGGAGGGGACGGAAGCTTACAGCATGAAAGGAAGGCCGCCAAAAAAAGAAGCCAAGGCGCGCGCAGCCATGCTCAAAAAACTATCTGGCCAGAAACGGGCCGAGGCCGGGGAAAAACAGGTTGGCGGGACGCTGGACGCGCTCGTGGAGAACACAAGGGACGCGGCGGGAAACCTCAAGGGTTTTTCGGACAATTATTTCCCTGTTACGTTCAAGGGGCCCGACTCGCTGATGAGCGCCATCGTCCCGGTGAAAATAATCTCGGCTGGCGCGGACGGCCTTTCCGGCGCCGTGTAG
- a CDS encoding YkgJ family cysteine cluster protein: MNNVDGNSFAPRLVERFARNCEVSRENIIGAHWREIVCMSCGGCCFSPVIPISREDFSLFYERLDIGLSKDRFAQMFLQDPAAASPSLYIDTGRHKGRCMFLSKKDCFECGVWDRRPDVCRDFFCREIVNFEKSLESGEIAKDGNFMENVLRLKERVVEMLDLAAFEKEMMTYSMAAAGGPAPSYFEKNREIFGRRNV; this comes from the coding sequence ATGAATAACGTGGATGGAAACAGCTTCGCTCCCAGGCTTGTGGAGCGTTTTGCGCGTAACTGCGAAGTTTCGCGGGAGAATATCATAGGCGCTCATTGGCGGGAGATTGTGTGCATGAGCTGCGGCGGATGCTGTTTCTCCCCCGTGATCCCCATATCGCGGGAGGATTTCAGCCTGTTTTACGAAAGGCTGGACATCGGGCTTTCGAAGGACCGGTTCGCGCAGATGTTTCTTCAGGATCCAGCCGCCGCAAGCCCCAGCCTGTATATCGACACCGGGCGGCACAAGGGACGGTGCATGTTCCTTTCAAAAAAGGATTGTTTCGAGTGCGGAGTTTGGGACAGGAGGCCGGATGTGTGCCGGGACTTTTTTTGCCGCGAAATAGTGAATTTTGAGAAAAGCCTGGAATCGGGTGAAATCGCCAAAGATGGAAATTTCATGGAAAATGTCCTCCGTTTGAAGGAAAGAGTCGTGGAAATGCTGGACCTGGCGGCGTTTGAAAAGGAAATGATGACATATTCCATGGCTGCGGCCGGCGGGCCGGCGCCGAGCTATTTTGAGAAAAACCGCGAGATTTTTGGAAGAAGGAACGTTTGA
- a CDS encoding SAM-dependent chlorinase/fluorinase, with product MPPIVTLTTDFGLSDPFVGVMKGVMLSINPSITLVDITHEINPQDVRQAVYVIGSAFEYFPKGTIHLCVVDPGVGSERKAVAFEAGGQYFIGPDNGVFTEVLRRTKVSASHEITNPSVILPNQSATFHGRDVFAPAAAHLAKGTPLNSFGPPAENLMSMDLPWEMRPAPDLVVGEVIYIDHFGNAITNITRSLVERAAREMDGAQVRIGFENGAIDGVLSNYSEADEEMSACAVFGSWDTLEIFVRNGDAAFIHGLEVGDEVQIRFS from the coding sequence ATGCCCCCCATCGTCACCCTCACCACCGATTTCGGCCTTTCCGATCCGTTCGTGGGAGTGATGAAAGGGGTGATGCTGTCAATCAACCCTTCCATAACTTTAGTGGACATCACCCACGAGATAAACCCGCAGGACGTGCGCCAGGCGGTGTATGTCATCGGCTCCGCGTTCGAATATTTCCCCAAGGGGACGATACACCTTTGCGTGGTGGATCCCGGCGTCGGCTCCGAGCGTAAAGCAGTCGCGTTCGAGGCGGGGGGGCAATATTTTATTGGGCCGGACAACGGAGTGTTCACCGAGGTCTTGCGCAGGACAAAGGTTTCGGCTTCGCATGAAATAACCAATCCCAGCGTGATTCTTCCAAACCAATCCGCGACATTTCACGGGCGTGATGTGTTCGCCCCGGCGGCGGCGCATCTTGCAAAGGGAACACCGTTGAACTCCTTTGGCCCCCCGGCTGAAAATTTAATGTCCATGGACCTGCCGTGGGAAATGCGCCCCGCGCCGGATCTCGTCGTGGGCGAGGTGATATACATTGACCATTTCGGCAACGCCATAACGAACATCACCCGGTCGCTTGTGGAGCGGGCGGCGCGCGAGATGGACGGCGCGCAGGTCAGGATCGGGTTTGAAAACGGCGCCATTGACGGGGTGCTTTCCAATTACTCCGAAGCGGATGAAGAAATGAGCGCATGCGCCGTGTTCGGAAGCTGGGACACTCTGGAGATATTCGTCAGGAACGGGGACGCGGCGTTCATTCATGGACTGGAAGTGGGGGATGAAGTCCAAATACGTTTCTCTTAG
- a CDS encoding HAMP domain-containing protein, with protein sequence MSWLRKVIGLFKWMVAPVKYDHLSPADNVARRKKNTRFVIIGFTALFVLLTIFAILLRDSSVDTPISNDIAVALVLNLNVILLVVMVLLVFRNLIKLYMERRWKIAGSKFQTKLVILFLAMTLVPAALMFTVASELIGDTVDKWLNTKIEKTLHESLQVAESLYSDAENATTANAEYMASLLDMRGLMNETSLKNLNRLLRQKLREYNVEMIQIYDGNFQLAAEALKPGSEASFSLGEKTELLAKLALGEKVTAVDDKVGRNMIISMAPVPDELSPAQVKGVVLVGKEVSRGLLDRAQSISNAFEDYKQLKIKKEIIKISYQMTLALVALVIIFSSIWIGFYLARGITVPLKALSEAAEAVAGGNLDVRIDAKVKNDEVGQLIDSFNKMTKDLKGSKAQLEEANRNLVQSNIELHHRGEYIEAVLENVGGGVVSIDKGGSVTTINAYAASMFGVSPDKALGKPYRKVFDESLHEPVRRMIRNMGQTGGRTLESELEASLNGARKTLKLSISMLKDQDGRYIGAVIVFDDLTHLIAAQRAMAWREMARIVAHEIKNPLTPIQLNAQRLRRKFQQKAEDFPKVFDDATNSIIQEVDELKRLVEKFSAMAKMTDAAGPSPRKADMKVFELRPEPAMLNDIILDVVKLYRDTRPGVAVKTELDPSIQLVRMDPEQMRRVFINLVENAMDAINGEGAVKILTRMNVAGERVMVEVSDTGRGIDGDNLEKIFTPYYSTKPKGAGLGLAIASRVVEDHGGTIKASPNKPSGAVFTIELPNEG encoded by the coding sequence ATGTCCTGGTTAAGGAAGGTCATAGGCCTGTTCAAATGGATGGTGGCGCCGGTGAAATACGACCACCTCTCCCCGGCGGACAACGTGGCCCGCCGCAAAAAGAACACCCGCTTCGTGATAATAGGCTTTACCGCCCTGTTCGTCCTGCTCACGATCTTTGCGATCCTTCTGAGGGACTCTTCGGTGGACACGCCGATTTCCAACGACATCGCGGTGGCGCTCGTCCTCAACCTCAACGTGATCCTGCTGGTGGTCATGGTGTTGCTTGTGTTCAGGAACCTGATAAAGCTATACATGGAGCGCAGGTGGAAGATAGCGGGGTCTAAGTTCCAGACCAAGCTTGTGATCCTTTTCCTTGCGATGACGCTTGTGCCGGCGGCGCTGATGTTCACCGTGGCCTCGGAACTTATCGGCGACACAGTGGACAAGTGGCTGAACACAAAGATTGAAAAAACGCTCCACGAGTCGCTCCAGGTGGCCGAAAGCCTTTACAGCGACGCGGAGAACGCCACCACCGCCAACGCCGAATACATGGCCAGCCTGCTGGACATGCGGGGGCTGATGAACGAGACCTCGTTAAAAAACCTCAACCGGCTTTTGCGGCAGAAGCTGCGCGAATATAACGTGGAGATGATCCAGATTTACGACGGCAATTTCCAGCTTGCCGCCGAGGCGCTAAAACCGGGATCGGAAGCCTCCTTCTCCCTCGGGGAGAAGACCGAATTGCTGGCGAAGCTGGCCTTGGGAGAAAAAGTTACTGCGGTGGACGACAAGGTGGGGCGGAACATGATCATCTCCATGGCGCCGGTGCCCGACGAACTTTCGCCGGCGCAGGTGAAGGGGGTGGTGCTGGTTGGCAAGGAGGTGTCCCGCGGGCTTTTGGACCGGGCGCAGTCCATCAGCAACGCCTTTGAGGACTACAAGCAGCTTAAAATCAAGAAAGAGATAATCAAGATATCCTACCAGATGACGCTGGCGCTGGTGGCGTTGGTGATCATCTTCTCGTCTATCTGGATAGGGTTTTACCTGGCCCGTGGGATCACTGTGCCGCTAAAGGCCCTTTCGGAGGCGGCCGAGGCGGTGGCGGGAGGGAACCTGGACGTTCGGATAGACGCCAAGGTAAAAAACGACGAGGTGGGGCAGCTTATCGACTCGTTCAACAAAATGACGAAGGACCTGAAAGGCTCCAAGGCTCAGCTTGAAGAGGCCAACAGGAACCTTGTGCAGTCCAACATCGAGCTTCACCACCGGGGGGAGTACATAGAGGCTGTGCTCGAGAACGTGGGGGGCGGGGTGGTGTCCATTGACAAGGGGGGCTCCGTCACCACCATTAACGCATACGCCGCCTCCATGTTCGGCGTGAGCCCGGATAAGGCGCTGGGCAAGCCGTACCGCAAGGTGTTCGACGAATCGCTCCATGAGCCTGTGCGCAGGATGATCCGGAACATGGGGCAGACGGGCGGGCGCACCCTTGAAAGCGAGCTGGAAGCGTCGCTCAACGGGGCGCGAAAGACGCTCAAGCTGAGTATTTCCATGCTAAAGGACCAGGACGGCAGGTACATCGGCGCCGTGATAGTGTTCGACGACCTTACCCACCTGATCGCGGCCCAGAGGGCCATGGCGTGGAGGGAGATGGCCAGGATCGTGGCCCACGAGATAAAAAATCCGCTCACCCCCATCCAGTTGAACGCGCAGAGGCTGCGCCGCAAGTTCCAGCAGAAGGCGGAGGATTTCCCAAAAGTGTTCGACGACGCCACCAATTCGATCATCCAGGAAGTGGACGAGCTTAAGAGATTGGTGGAAAAATTCTCGGCCATGGCCAAGATGACGGACGCCGCCGGGCCAAGCCCGAGGAAGGCGGACATGAAAGTGTTCGAGCTGCGGCCCGAGCCGGCCATGCTAAACGACATCATCCTGGACGTGGTGAAGCTTTACAGGGACACCCGCCCCGGCGTGGCCGTCAAGACAGAACTGGACCCGTCCATCCAGCTTGTGCGCATGGACCCGGAACAGATGCGCCGCGTCTTCATAAACCTCGTGGAAAACGCCATGGACGCCATAAACGGCGAAGGCGCGGTCAAAATACTCACCAGGATGAACGTGGCCGGGGAGCGGGTGATGGTGGAAGTGTCGGACACGGGCAGGGGGATAGATGGGGACAACCTGGAAAAGATATTCACCCCGTATTATTCCACCAAGCCCAAGGGCGCCGGGCTTGGGCTGGCCATAGCCAGCCGGGTGGTGGAGGACCACGGCGGGACAATCAAGGCCTCCCCCAACAAGCCGTCCGGCGCCGTGTTTACTATCGAGTTACCCAACGAAGGGTGA
- a CDS encoding MltA domain-containing protein: MDWKWGMKSKYVSLSLAAATLLMAPSCATRPPFARVEQAPSLVMSDPPEFLQDDIDAPSFANAAAESKKYLAANNGASIRFGSRTVTSEDIAGSIDRLAQIVADVKDPAARKKLIAAEFDFYSINTGRERGAALVTGYYQPALRASRTKTDAYKYPVYRRPDDLVNVDLGLFDDRLKGKRISGRVEVQSLLPYYDRRNIDRENKLEGRGLEIVWVDDPVALFFLHVQGSGIVELDGGSRIFVNFAAGNGRDYKSIGKALIAEGAIGENEMSLQAIRSWLAAHTDQMERILDSNPSYVFFREMDDGPYGSTGARLVAGRSAAFDPAYFPSGAVAYVVFDAPVVADGQVTGWEKTGRFVFSHDKGAAIKGPGRMDLFMGAGPEAEAAAGVMKQKGSLFFPLMKKTGGQ, encoded by the coding sequence ATGGACTGGAAGTGGGGGATGAAGTCCAAATACGTTTCTCTTAGCCTTGCCGCGGCCACGCTGCTTATGGCGCCGTCATGCGCCACAAGGCCGCCGTTTGCGCGGGTGGAACAGGCGCCATCGCTTGTGATGTCCGATCCGCCGGAGTTTCTGCAGGACGATATTGACGCGCCATCTTTCGCCAACGCCGCCGCCGAATCCAAAAAATATCTGGCCGCCAACAATGGCGCATCCATTCGATTTGGATCGCGGACCGTCACATCGGAGGATATAGCCGGGTCCATAGACCGCCTGGCGCAGATCGTCGCTGATGTGAAAGACCCCGCTGCCCGCAAAAAACTTATAGCGGCAGAGTTTGATTTCTATTCGATCAACACCGGCCGCGAAAGAGGGGCGGCGCTGGTCACCGGCTATTACCAGCCGGCCCTTCGCGCAAGCAGGACAAAGACGGATGCTTACAAATACCCGGTTTACCGCCGCCCGGACGATCTGGTGAATGTTGACCTGGGGCTGTTCGACGACCGGCTCAAGGGCAAAAGGATTTCTGGGCGGGTGGAGGTGCAGAGCTTGCTGCCTTACTACGATAGAAGGAACATCGACAGAGAGAACAAACTTGAGGGGAGGGGACTGGAGATAGTGTGGGTGGACGATCCGGTGGCCCTGTTCTTTCTCCATGTGCAAGGTTCGGGGATAGTGGAGCTGGACGGCGGTTCGCGGATATTCGTCAATTTCGCGGCGGGGAACGGAAGGGATTACAAGTCCATCGGCAAAGCGCTTATCGCCGAAGGGGCTATCGGCGAAAATGAAATGTCGCTCCAGGCGATCCGTTCATGGCTTGCGGCCCATACGGATCAGATGGAGCGGATTCTGGATTCCAATCCCAGCTACGTCTTTTTCCGCGAGATGGACGACGGGCCATATGGCTCCACAGGGGCGCGTCTTGTGGCCGGGCGTTCCGCCGCGTTCGATCCGGCGTATTTTCCATCGGGCGCCGTGGCGTATGTGGTATTCGACGCGCCTGTGGTGGCGGACGGCCAGGTGACGGGATGGGAAAAAACAGGCCGCTTCGTATTCAGCCACGACAAGGGAGCCGCCATCAAAGGCCCCGGCAGGATGGATTTGTTCATGGGCGCGGGGCCGGAAGCGGAGGCCGCAGCCGGTGTCATGAAGCAAAAGGGGAGCCTGTTTTTCCCCCTTATGAAGAAGACCGGCGGCCAGTGA